Proteins from a single region of Phycisphaeraceae bacterium D3-23:
- a CDS encoding ABC transporter ATP-binding protein encodes MSELVAQIIGVTKVYQKNKAAPPVHALRGIDMDLPKGQYLSIMGPSGSGKSTLMNVIGCLDRPTQGQYLLGGADVAVMEDTELSKARGRHLGFVFQAFNLIPQLTVLENVAVPLFYQGIPKGERSRRAAAVLERVELGDRMTHRPGQLSGGQMQRVAIARALVNEPSILLADEPTGNLDTKTGDTILGLFDELHAQGLTIVMVTHDPAMADRCERVVRLMDGLIDVDEQGGKAKLSATASA; translated from the coding sequence ATGAGCGAACTCGTCGCACAGATCATCGGGGTGACCAAGGTCTACCAGAAGAACAAGGCCGCGCCGCCGGTGCATGCGCTGCGCGGGATCGACATGGACCTGCCCAAGGGGCAGTACTTGTCGATCATGGGGCCGTCGGGCTCGGGCAAGTCGACGCTGATGAACGTGATCGGCTGCCTGGATCGGCCGACGCAGGGCCAGTACCTACTGGGCGGCGCGGACGTCGCGGTGATGGAAGATACCGAGCTCTCCAAAGCGCGCGGCCGACACCTCGGGTTTGTGTTCCAGGCGTTCAACCTGATCCCGCAGCTGACCGTGCTGGAGAACGTCGCGGTGCCGCTGTTTTACCAGGGCATCCCCAAGGGCGAGCGCAGCCGACGCGCGGCCGCGGTGCTGGAACGGGTCGAGCTCGGCGACCGTATGACGCATCGGCCGGGCCAGCTCTCGGGCGGGCAGATGCAGCGCGTCGCGATCGCGCGGGCGCTGGTGAACGAGCCGAGCATCCTGCTCGCCGACGAGCCGACGGGCAACCTCGATACGAAGACGGGCGACACGATCCTCGGGCTGTTCGATGAGCTGCACGCCCAGGGGCTGACGATCGTGATGGTGACGCACGACCCCGCGATGGCCGACCGTTGCGAGCGCGTGGTCCGGCTGATGGACGGGCTGATCGACGTGGACGAGCAGGGGGGCAAGGCCAAGCTCTCCGCTACCGCGTCGGCCTAA
- a CDS encoding DNA methyltransferase produces the protein MPDAETQPTLTIHHGDNLAVLPTLADASFGLIYIDPPFNTGKTQGRTQIKTVRDDEGDRVGFQGKRYRTEEVGRQSYGDTFDDLGAFLEPRLHEAYRLLAQDGSFLLHLDYREVHYAKVMLDGIFGRASFINEIIWAYDYGGRSKSRWPAKHDNILWYAKNPKRYTFDYDAMDRIPYMAPGLVTPEKAARGKTPTDVWWHTIVSPNGKEKTGYPTQKPLGVLERIIKVHSKPGDTVLDFFAGSGTTGEAALKNGRSCVLIDESADAVSVMRERLKAWTGCLSNQSGPVSS, from the coding sequence ATGCCGGACGCCGAAACGCAACCCACGCTCACCATCCACCACGGCGACAACCTCGCGGTGCTGCCGACGCTGGCCGACGCGTCGTTCGGCCTGATCTACATCGACCCGCCATTCAACACGGGCAAGACGCAGGGGCGGACGCAGATCAAGACCGTGCGCGACGACGAAGGCGACCGCGTGGGCTTCCAAGGCAAGCGCTACCGCACGGAGGAAGTGGGCCGGCAGTCCTACGGCGACACCTTCGACGACTTGGGCGCGTTCCTCGAACCGCGCCTGCACGAGGCGTACCGCCTGCTTGCGCAGGATGGCAGTTTCCTCCTGCACCTCGATTACCGGGAGGTCCACTACGCGAAGGTGATGCTCGACGGGATTTTTGGCAGGGCGTCGTTTATCAACGAGATCATCTGGGCCTACGACTACGGCGGGCGTTCGAAATCGCGCTGGCCCGCCAAACACGACAACATCCTGTGGTACGCGAAGAACCCGAAGCGCTACACGTTCGACTACGACGCGATGGACCGCATCCCGTACATGGCCCCGGGTTTGGTGACACCGGAGAAGGCCGCGCGGGGCAAGACGCCGACCGATGTGTGGTGGCACACGATCGTGAGCCCGAACGGCAAGGAAAAGACCGGCTATCCGACGCAGAAGCCGCTGGGGGTCTTGGAGCGGATCATCAAAGTCCACAGCAAGCCCGGCGATACCGTGCTTGACTTCTTCGCAGGCAGCGGGACAACGGGGGAAGCGGCGCTGAAGAATGGGCGGAGCTGTGTGTTGATCGACGAGAGCGCGGATGCGGTTTCGGTGATGCGTGAACGATTAAAGGCATGGACTGGTTGCTTAAGCAACCAGTCCGGGCCAGTGTCATCTTGA
- the sucC gene encoding ADP-forming succinate--CoA ligase subunit beta: protein MKIHEYQSRELLQQFGVPVPGGEVVDSAEHAVEAFKRLQKDGATLAVVKAQVHAGGRGKGGGVKLVKTADECKDAAWKILSKNLVTPQTPPEGVPVNKLLIAAGVDIEKEYYLGMVVDRARGCPVLMASSEGGMDIEEVAANTPEKIIKEPIDPDSGLQPYQARKVAFQLGLKGKQIGQAVKVMMSLTKLFLGTDASLVEINPLIVTPANADHPDGQVLAIDAKIDFDDNAMFRHKDIQKLEDPAEVDASEAHAAKFGLSYINLDGEIGCLVNGAGLAMATMDIIKLHGGEPANFLDVGGSASEEAVTEAFRIILQDDNVKGILVNIFGGIAKCDIIANAIVSAAKEVGFDVPLVVRLEGTNVEAARAILEKAKGDIPTMTVGHDLTDAAKKITDAIAA from the coding sequence ATGAAAATCCACGAATACCAGTCCCGCGAGCTGCTCCAACAATTCGGCGTCCCCGTCCCCGGCGGCGAGGTCGTGGACTCGGCCGAGCACGCCGTCGAGGCCTTCAAACGTCTGCAGAAAGACGGCGCAACCCTCGCCGTCGTCAAGGCCCAGGTCCACGCGGGTGGCCGGGGCAAGGGCGGCGGCGTGAAGCTCGTCAAGACCGCCGACGAATGCAAAGACGCCGCGTGGAAGATCCTCTCCAAAAACCTCGTCACCCCGCAGACCCCGCCCGAGGGCGTGCCGGTCAACAAGCTGCTCATCGCGGCCGGTGTCGATATCGAAAAAGAGTACTACCTCGGCATGGTCGTCGACCGCGCACGCGGCTGCCCGGTGCTCATGGCTTCGAGCGAAGGCGGCATGGACATCGAGGAGGTCGCCGCGAATACGCCCGAGAAAATCATCAAGGAACCCATCGACCCCGACTCCGGGCTCCAGCCCTACCAGGCGCGCAAGGTCGCGTTCCAACTCGGGCTCAAGGGCAAGCAGATCGGACAGGCCGTAAAGGTCATGATGTCGCTCACGAAGCTGTTCCTCGGGACCGACGCGTCGCTCGTCGAGATCAACCCGCTGATCGTGACGCCCGCCAACGCCGACCACCCCGACGGCCAGGTCCTCGCGATCGACGCGAAGATCGACTTCGACGACAACGCGATGTTCCGCCACAAAGATATCCAGAAGCTCGAAGACCCCGCCGAGGTCGACGCCTCCGAGGCCCACGCCGCAAAGTTCGGCTTGAGCTACATCAACCTCGACGGCGAGATCGGCTGCCTCGTCAACGGCGCGGGCCTGGCGATGGCCACTATGGACATCATCAAGCTCCACGGCGGCGAGCCCGCCAACTTCCTCGACGTCGGCGGCAGCGCCTCCGAAGAAGCCGTCACCGAGGCCTTCCGCATCATCCTCCAGGACGACAACGTCAAAGGCATCCTCGTCAACATCTTCGGCGGCATCGCCAAGTGCGACATCATCGCCAACGCGATCGTCTCCGCCGCGAAAGAAGTCGGCTTCGACGTCCCGCTCGTCGTCCGCCTCGAAGGCACCAACGTCGAAGCGGCCCGCGCCATCCTCGAAAAAGCCAAGGGCGACATCCCCACCATGACCGTCGGCCACGACCTCACCGACGCCGCGAAGAAGATCACCGACGCCATCGCGGCGTGA
- a CDS encoding TIGR00300 family protein — protein sequence MTTGTTKPRVLMCPPDHFGVEYVINPWMEGQIGRVDVDVAQAQWQRLHDTLAEFADVELVRSDKGLPDMVFAANAGLLLGDKFVPSNFFVPERDGEVPLFNQWFGDNDFEIVELPANVAFEGEGDALFHPGQPLLWAGYGCRSSIEAHPYLTDIFNVEVVSLRLVDTRFYHLDTCFYPLPDNKLVYYAPAFDERSRREIERRIPKENRIEIGDDDAMHFNCNTVRLGKTLITSYASGALQEKLRGWGYDVRVSSVSEFLLAGGAAKCLTLLLQQDLGPDADQRGPFVSPIRSTKMELRGHLLDDGMLNRAMDVATNAGLGCRVDSFTVAERSDQHSRTILQLTAPNAELLDTVVNELTGLGAMLLEHRDDAHLESVTQDGVVPEGFYSSTIYPTDVRVGGQFVRASHQRMDGVLVVSHANAKPSARCTIMRDVKVGDQVVCGSQGLRVHMPQVRKGEGDASGGDFSFMSSSVSSERRVEQTVDTLAWEMKRIRERGGRIAVVAGPVVVHTGGGRYLTQLIEAGYVQALLTGNALPTHDIEHHLYGTSLGLDLDRGVGVSGGHKHHLKAINKVRAAGSIKAAVEQGVITGGVMHACVKHNVDYVLAGSIRDDGPLPDTEMDLIKAQAEYARAIEGCEMILMLSSMLHAIGTGNMTPAGVKLVCVDISPAVVTKLADRGSVESVGIVTDVGLLLNLLAARLCKTN from the coding sequence ATGACTACGGGAACCACCAAGCCGCGGGTGCTGATGTGCCCGCCGGACCACTTTGGCGTGGAGTACGTCATCAACCCCTGGATGGAGGGCCAGATCGGCCGGGTCGATGTCGACGTCGCCCAAGCGCAGTGGCAGCGGCTGCACGACACCCTGGCCGAGTTTGCCGACGTGGAGCTGGTGCGGTCGGACAAGGGGCTGCCCGACATGGTGTTCGCCGCGAACGCCGGGCTGCTGCTGGGTGATAAGTTCGTGCCGTCCAACTTCTTCGTCCCCGAGCGTGACGGCGAGGTGCCGCTGTTCAACCAGTGGTTCGGCGACAACGACTTCGAGATCGTTGAGCTGCCCGCCAACGTCGCGTTCGAGGGCGAGGGCGACGCGCTCTTCCACCCCGGCCAACCGCTGCTCTGGGCGGGCTACGGCTGCCGGTCCAGCATCGAGGCCCACCCCTACCTCACCGACATCTTCAACGTCGAGGTCGTCTCGCTCCGCCTGGTCGACACGCGCTTCTATCACCTGGACACCTGCTTCTATCCCTTGCCCGACAACAAGCTCGTGTACTACGCGCCGGCGTTCGACGAGCGCTCCCGCCGAGAGATCGAGCGACGCATCCCCAAAGAAAACCGTATCGAGATCGGCGACGACGACGCGATGCACTTCAACTGCAACACCGTCCGCCTGGGCAAGACGCTCATCACCAGCTACGCCAGCGGCGCCCTGCAGGAAAAACTCCGGGGGTGGGGCTACGACGTCCGCGTCAGCAGCGTGAGCGAGTTCCTCCTCGCGGGTGGCGCGGCCAAGTGCCTGACGCTGCTCTTGCAGCAGGACCTCGGCCCCGACGCCGACCAGCGCGGGCCATTCGTGTCGCCGATCCGCTCAACGAAGATGGAGCTGCGTGGCCACCTGCTCGATGATGGCATGCTCAACCGCGCGATGGACGTCGCGACCAACGCCGGGCTGGGCTGCCGGGTCGATTCGTTCACCGTCGCCGAGCGCAGCGACCAGCACTCGCGCACGATCCTCCAGCTCACCGCGCCCAATGCCGAGTTGCTGGATACCGTCGTCAACGAGCTCACCGGGCTGGGCGCGATGCTGCTGGAGCATCGGGACGATGCGCATCTCGAAAGCGTGACCCAGGACGGCGTTGTGCCCGAGGGGTTTTACTCGAGCACGATCTACCCGACCGATGTCCGTGTCGGCGGGCAGTTCGTCCGCGCCTCGCACCAACGCATGGACGGCGTCCTCGTCGTTAGCCATGCCAACGCTAAGCCCTCGGCCCGGTGCACGATCATGCGCGACGTCAAGGTCGGCGACCAGGTCGTCTGCGGCTCGCAAGGCCTCCGCGTCCACATGCCCCAGGTCCGCAAGGGCGAGGGCGACGCTTCCGGGGGCGACTTCTCGTTCATGAGCTCGAGCGTCTCCAGCGAGCGCCGCGTCGAGCAGACCGTCGATACCCTCGCCTGGGAGATGAAACGCATCCGCGAGCGCGGCGGGCGGATCGCCGTCGTCGCCGGGCCCGTCGTCGTCCACACCGGCGGGGGCAGGTACCTCACCCAGCTCATCGAGGCCGGCTACGTCCAGGCCCTGCTCACCGGCAACGCCCTGCCGACCCACGACATCGAGCACCACCTCTACGGCACCTCGCTCGGGCTCGACCTCGACCGCGGCGTCGGCGTCTCGGGCGGGCACAAGCACCACCTCAAAGCGATCAACAAGGTCCGCGCCGCCGGGTCGATCAAAGCCGCCGTCGAGCAGGGCGTCATCACCGGCGGCGTCATGCACGCCTGCGTCAAGCACAACGTCGACTACGTCCTGGCCGGGTCGATCCGCGATGACGGCCCGCTGCCCGACACCGAGATGGACCTCATCAAGGCCCAGGCCGAGTACGCAAGAGCGATCGAGGGTTGCGAGATGATCCTGATGCTCTCGTCCATGCTCCACGCGATCGGCACGGGCAACATGACCCCCGCAGGCGTCAAGCTCGTGTGCGTCGATATCAGCCCGGCCGTCGTCACCAAGCTCGCCGACCGCGGCAGCGTCGAGTCCGTCGGCATCGTGACAGATGTCGGGCTCCTGCTGAACCTGCTCGCGGCGCGGCTGTGCAAGACGAACTAA
- the secA gene encoding preprotein translocase subunit SecA, whose amino-acid sequence MVAKKVKKAFTKVFGSHNDRMIKRYRQRVDEINALEPQTRKLTDAALSAKTAEFRERIEQGEAAKPMLPEVLATAREAMDRFVGIRNIFNDEFSFDPSKLPADLQGVYAEIKQQADALEPKEVLGGEPAPGYLQVEVPNALYEAVREIYPESRPPFRARPFDVQLIGGMVLGEGRIAEMRTGEGKTIVAPLACYVACCEGLSCHVVTVNDYLVQRDRDWVFPFYFGLGLTVGAIHPHHMQPPPLKKKAYECDVLYATNSELGFDYLRDNMKMTVEEQVQKKRDFVIVDEVDSILIDEARTPLIISGPKHAEPPPYDMADDVARHLIEMQKPWQQVEDKVRACEKKMKGLEGDIRNSRDKAAVPAMKQTLKDVEQEMFKLEDERDQHVQYYEVEMEKKAAHLTHEGIETAQNRAGIGSFYVGDNMDIPHLLENALRGHVIYKKDKDYVVHNGEIVIVDINTGRMMIGRQWSDGLHQAIECKERVEIKKETQTLATVTIQNFFKLYKRLAGMTGTAITEATEFHEIYGLDVVAIPTNKPIAREDREDLIFLSEKDKWSGILDEIKRMHDVGRPVLVGTTSVENSELISQMLKRKYNIKHSVLNAKAEHAEREGNIVEDAGQLGAVMIATNMAGRGTDIKLRAIERAALVKHWQSRHILPSQAKPEHSDEELIEAAYRYMAERQLGMKRKETLDASGEDMRLRLCQHWLIESGEVSEKKAEGMSLDECVEAVGALSDYDHLRLGIYRLHDLKVWENAEHMGGLHIIGTERHESRRIDNQLRGRAGRQGDQGASRFFLALEDPLMKMFAGERTLAILSKLGMKEGDAIEHGMVSRSVERAQRKVEQRNYEVRKNLLEYDEIMEHQRGFFYGDRQNVLEGKGIEAMIFDHIGDAVGDAVDKYLDKNYTREQCAEWARQQLEVTIDPARLYLDDHREMEKTIRSAGLDEVVSIVDVTLGEYISTERDAAHWDIAGLVGWAKTKFDVEIDPAQAKAMSVPDLRRAIIDGAQDKVEVLDLSGVVKFMDTLYGEKEFAHWAELKFEVKIDPEKVAALKEEKKFEEIVDLVLREARELYKVREVEYPIEFAMAIFSQGMQQDQAWALNQLYTWGNGRFDLGWTPDQFAQELNGKNVADWLREQTKAWTEPGGKLEAQAKEKAAELRSDDEALVGWIKERFSRDVSDEELDTIQDREELILKKGKEMFRAELTRLERYVLLQILDQAWKDHLYAMDMLRGSINWAALAEKDPRTEYKREGSKLFGEMQATVRDRVTELAFKARLTPNVQLKSKFGGQMTTRHPAPASANTAPPAPAGSPQPGGQPEPVGAGAPAQQTTTNRGGDDNRPVSRKQRRASAARKRRADR is encoded by the coding sequence ATGGTCGCCAAGAAAGTCAAAAAAGCATTCACCAAGGTCTTCGGGTCCCACAACGACCGGATGATCAAGCGCTACCGTCAGCGTGTCGATGAAATCAACGCGCTCGAGCCCCAGACCCGCAAGCTGACCGACGCCGCACTCAGCGCGAAGACCGCCGAGTTCCGCGAGCGCATCGAGCAAGGCGAAGCCGCCAAGCCGATGCTCCCCGAGGTCCTCGCTACCGCGCGTGAGGCGATGGACCGCTTTGTCGGCATCCGCAACATCTTCAACGACGAGTTCAGCTTCGACCCGTCGAAGCTCCCCGCCGACCTGCAGGGCGTCTACGCCGAGATCAAGCAGCAGGCCGACGCGCTCGAGCCCAAGGAAGTGCTCGGCGGCGAGCCCGCGCCGGGTTATCTCCAGGTCGAGGTCCCCAACGCGCTCTACGAGGCGGTGCGCGAGATCTACCCCGAGTCCCGCCCGCCGTTCCGCGCCCGGCCGTTCGATGTGCAGCTCATCGGCGGCATGGTGCTGGGCGAAGGACGCATCGCCGAGATGCGGACCGGCGAGGGCAAGACCATCGTCGCGCCGCTCGCGTGCTACGTCGCCTGCTGCGAAGGGCTCTCCTGCCACGTCGTCACGGTCAACGACTACCTCGTCCAGCGCGACCGCGACTGGGTCTTCCCGTTCTACTTCGGGCTCGGGCTCACCGTCGGCGCGATCCACCCCCACCACATGCAGCCGCCCCCGCTCAAGAAGAAGGCCTACGAGTGCGACGTGCTCTACGCCACCAACAGCGAGCTGGGCTTCGACTACCTCCGCGACAACATGAAGATGACTGTCGAGGAGCAGGTCCAGAAGAAGCGCGACTTTGTCATCGTCGACGAGGTCGACTCCATCCTTATCGATGAGGCCCGTACGCCGCTGATTATCTCGGGCCCCAAGCACGCCGAGCCGCCGCCCTACGACATGGCCGACGATGTCGCGCGCCACCTGATCGAGATGCAAAAGCCCTGGCAGCAAGTCGAGGACAAGGTCCGCGCGTGTGAGAAGAAGATGAAGGGGCTCGAGGGCGACATCCGCAACAGCCGCGACAAGGCCGCGGTGCCTGCGATGAAGCAGACGCTCAAGGACGTCGAGCAGGAGATGTTCAAGCTCGAAGACGAGCGCGACCAGCACGTCCAGTACTACGAAGTCGAGATGGAGAAGAAGGCCGCCCACCTCACGCACGAGGGCATCGAAACGGCGCAGAACCGCGCGGGCATCGGGTCGTTCTACGTCGGCGACAACATGGACATCCCGCACCTGCTCGAGAACGCGCTGCGCGGGCACGTCATCTACAAGAAGGATAAAGACTACGTCGTCCACAACGGCGAGATCGTCATCGTCGACATCAACACCGGCCGCATGATGATCGGCCGGCAGTGGTCCGACGGGCTCCACCAGGCGATCGAGTGCAAAGAACGCGTCGAGATCAAGAAGGAAACGCAGACCCTCGCGACCGTCACGATCCAGAACTTCTTCAAGCTCTACAAACGACTCGCGGGCATGACGGGTACGGCCATCACCGAGGCGACCGAGTTCCACGAGATCTACGGCCTCGACGTCGTCGCCATCCCCACCAACAAACCGATCGCCCGTGAAGACCGCGAAGACCTCATCTTCCTCTCCGAGAAGGACAAGTGGAGCGGCATCCTCGACGAGATCAAGCGCATGCACGACGTGGGCCGACCCGTCTTGGTCGGCACGACGAGCGTCGAGAACAGCGAGCTGATCTCGCAGATGCTCAAGCGGAAGTACAACATTAAGCACTCGGTCCTCAACGCGAAGGCCGAGCACGCCGAGCGCGAGGGCAACATCGTCGAAGACGCAGGCCAGCTGGGCGCGGTGATGATCGCGACGAACATGGCGGGCCGTGGCACGGACATCAAGCTGCGCGCGATCGAGCGCGCCGCACTGGTCAAGCACTGGCAGTCGCGACACATCCTGCCGTCCCAGGCCAAGCCCGAGCACAGCGATGAAGAGCTGATCGAAGCCGCCTACCGCTACATGGCCGAGCGCCAGCTCGGGATGAAACGCAAGGAAACGCTCGACGCGAGCGGCGAGGACATGCGCCTGCGCCTGTGCCAGCACTGGCTGATCGAGAGCGGCGAGGTCTCCGAGAAGAAGGCCGAGGGGATGTCGCTGGACGAATGCGTCGAGGCCGTCGGGGCGCTCAGCGACTACGACCACCTCCGGCTGGGTATCTACCGGCTGCACGACCTCAAGGTCTGGGAAAACGCCGAGCACATGGGCGGGCTGCACATCATCGGCACCGAGCGGCACGAGTCACGCCGGATCGACAACCAGCTCCGCGGCCGCGCGGGCCGGCAGGGCGACCAGGGCGCGTCCCGCTTCTTCCTCGCACTCGAAGACCCGCTGATGAAGATGTTTGCCGGCGAACGCACCCTCGCGATCCTCTCCAAGCTCGGCATGAAAGAAGGCGACGCGATCGAGCACGGCATGGTCTCCCGCTCCGTCGAACGCGCCCAGCGCAAGGTCGAACAACGCAACTACGAGGTCCGCAAAAACCTCCTCGAGTACGACGAGATCATGGAGCACCAGCGCGGTTTCTTCTACGGCGACCGGCAGAATGTCCTCGAAGGCAAGGGCATCGAAGCGATGATCTTCGACCACATCGGCGACGCCGTGGGCGATGCGGTGGATAAGTACCTCGACAAAAACTACACCCGCGAGCAGTGCGCCGAGTGGGCCCGCCAGCAGCTCGAAGTCACGATCGACCCGGCCCGGCTCTACCTCGACGACCACCGCGAGATGGAGAAGACCATCCGCAGTGCAGGGCTCGACGAGGTCGTCTCGATCGTCGATGTCACGCTGGGCGAATACATCTCCACCGAACGCGACGCCGCGCACTGGGACATCGCCGGGCTCGTCGGCTGGGCAAAAACAAAGTTCGACGTCGAGATCGACCCCGCCCAGGCCAAGGCCATGAGCGTCCCCGACCTGCGGCGGGCGATCATCGACGGGGCGCAGGACAAGGTCGAGGTGCTGGACCTCTCCGGTGTCGTGAAGTTCATGGACACGCTGTACGGCGAGAAGGAGTTCGCGCACTGGGCGGAGCTGAAGTTCGAGGTCAAAATCGACCCGGAAAAAGTTGCGGCGCTCAAGGAAGAGAAGAAGTTCGAGGAGATCGTCGACCTGGTGCTGCGCGAGGCGCGCGAGCTCTACAAGGTGCGCGAGGTCGAGTACCCGATCGAGTTCGCGATGGCGATCTTCAGCCAAGGCATGCAGCAGGACCAGGCCTGGGCGCTCAACCAGCTCTATACCTGGGGCAACGGCCGATTCGATCTGGGCTGGACCCCCGATCAGTTCGCGCAGGAGCTCAACGGCAAGAACGTCGCGGACTGGCTGCGCGAGCAGACGAAGGCGTGGACCGAGCCCGGCGGCAAGCTCGAAGCGCAGGCCAAGGAAAAGGCGGCCGAGTTACGCAGCGACGACGAAGCGCTCGTCGGCTGGATCAAGGAACGCTTTTCGCGCGACGTGTCTGACGAGGAACTCGACACGATTCAGGACCGTGAAGAGCTCATACTCAAGAAGGGCAAGGAGATGTTCCGCGCCGAGCTCACCCGGCTTGAGCGCTACGTGCTGCTGCAGATCCTCGACCAGGCGTGGAAGGACCACCTCTACGCGATGGACATGTTGCGCGGCTCGATCAACTGGGCGGCCTTGGCCGAGAAGGACCCGCGGACCGAGTACAAGCGGGAGGGCTCCAAGCTCTTTGGCGAGATGCAGGCCACCGTGCGCGACCGCGTGACCGAGCTCGCGTTCAAGGCCCGTCTGACACCGAACGTTCAGCTCAAGAGCAAATTCGGCGGCCAGATGACCACGCGCCACCCCGCACCCGCCAGCGCGAACACAGCGCCCCCGGCCCCGGCCGGCTCGCCCCAGCCCGGCGGTCAGCCCGAGCCCGTCGGCGCAGGAGCGCCCGCGCAGCAGACGACTACGAACCGTGGCGGCGACGACAACCGGCCCGTCAGCCGGAAGCAGCGCCGCGCCTCGGCCGCGCGTAAACGGCGGGCCGACAGGTAA
- a CDS encoding SpoIIE family protein phosphatase, whose amino-acid sequence MPRRTHPPALIPRIRSRRGLIVAAVLLQVVVLAFAWVVAFRHVRGKITLAVQDYIVEENAEFAEILQDRLLMESSHPGEFESDNWELWQGVIEQAGADLPGGGFACLLDAEGNILCHPDIRTDQGLRNVNLHGKIVEAVNNEGKNTRIDTVADGETYSGRVEFAAEGTHYVATQKIAGTDYRLLVHQPEAELFGASSDITGPIVYSGIAAVGVVVLIGGFGLFFIVRSYDSTYAELNERLVGNLQVARELQQATLPKAMPMLRGFDLAAWNQPADETGGDTYDAVALMRDGHRYKLADTDAPDAVLLSLADATGHGIGAALAAHGFHTATRMAAAHADSLGQLASSVNARLHEDLPDGRFATGWFGLIEAGRATIASYSAGQGPILLVRAADQSVQQLDTDSWPLGIQPDVASADAAKITLEPGDVLLVSTDGLFEAMSPAGEQYGIDRLTRTLVSAIDQPAADILKTLRHELDRFTQAAPADDDRTAVVVKFVG is encoded by the coding sequence ATGCCCAGACGCACACACCCCCCGGCCCTGATTCCGCGCATCCGTTCGCGCCGCGGGCTCATCGTCGCGGCCGTACTGCTGCAAGTCGTCGTGTTGGCGTTTGCGTGGGTCGTCGCGTTTCGTCATGTGCGCGGGAAGATCACGCTTGCGGTGCAGGACTACATCGTCGAGGAAAACGCCGAGTTCGCCGAGATTCTCCAGGACCGCTTGTTGATGGAGTCGAGCCATCCCGGCGAGTTTGAGTCGGACAACTGGGAGCTCTGGCAGGGCGTCATCGAGCAGGCCGGGGCCGACCTGCCCGGCGGGGGTTTCGCGTGCCTGCTGGATGCAGAAGGCAATATCTTGTGCCACCCCGACATCCGTACAGACCAGGGGCTGCGCAATGTCAACCTGCACGGCAAGATCGTCGAGGCGGTCAACAACGAAGGCAAGAACACCCGCATCGATACGGTTGCGGATGGCGAGACCTACAGCGGCCGCGTCGAGTTTGCGGCTGAGGGGACACACTACGTCGCGACGCAGAAGATCGCAGGGACCGACTACCGCCTGCTTGTGCACCAGCCCGAGGCGGAGTTGTTTGGTGCGTCGAGTGATATCACCGGGCCGATTGTGTACAGCGGGATCGCCGCGGTCGGCGTCGTTGTGCTCATCGGCGGGTTCGGGCTGTTCTTCATCGTGCGGAGCTACGACTCGACCTACGCCGAGCTGAATGAGCGATTGGTCGGCAACCTGCAAGTCGCCCGCGAGCTGCAGCAGGCGACCCTGCCCAAGGCGATGCCGATGCTGCGCGGGTTCGACCTCGCCGCGTGGAACCAGCCCGCCGACGAGACCGGCGGGGATACCTACGACGCGGTCGCGCTCATGCGTGACGGCCACCGCTATAAGCTCGCCGACACGGACGCCCCCGACGCGGTCCTGCTCTCCCTCGCCGACGCGACGGGCCACGGCATCGGCGCCGCACTCGCCGCGCATGGCTTCCACACCGCGACGCGCATGGCCGCCGCCCACGCCGATTCGCTGGGCCAGCTCGCGTCCTCCGTCAACGCCCGCCTGCACGAGGATTTACCCGACGGCCGATTCGCCACCGGCTGGTTCGGGCTCATCGAGGCCGGCCGCGCGACGATCGCCAGCTACTCCGCCGGGCAAGGCCCGATCCTCCTCGTCCGCGCCGCCGACCAAAGCGTCCAGCAACTCGACACCGACTCCTGGCCCCTGGGCATCCAGCCGGATGTCGCTTCGGCCGACGCCGCGAAGATCACCCTCGAACCCGGTGATGTCCTGCTCGTCAGCACCGACGGGCTCTTCGAGGCCATGAGCCCGGCCGGCGAACAGTACGGCATCGACCGCCTGACCCGGACCCTTGTAAGCGCTATCGATCAGCCCGCCGCCGACATCCTGAAAACGCTGCGCCACGAACTCGACCGCTTCACCCAGGCCGCCCCCGCCGACGACGACCGCACGGCGGTGGTTGTGAAGTTTGTGGGGTGA